A region of Ictidomys tridecemlineatus isolate mIctTri1 chromosome 4, mIctTri1.hap1, whole genome shotgun sequence DNA encodes the following proteins:
- the Usp20 gene encoding ubiquitin carboxyl-terminal hydrolase 20 isoform X6, translated as MGDPRDFCPHLDSIGEVTKEDLLLKSKGSCQSCGVAGPNLWACLQVACPYVGCGESFADHSTIHAQAKKHNLTVNLTTFRVWCYACEREVFLEQRLAAHPLGSPPKFTEQDSPLPSHPPKAVPIAVADEGESESEDDDLKPRGLTGMKNLGNSCYMNAALQALSNCPPLTQFFLECGGLVRTDKKPALCKSYQKLVSEVWHKKRPSYVVPTSLSHGIKLVNPMFRGYAQQDTQEFLRCLMDQLHEELKEPAVAATVGLTDTRDSDSSDTDEKREGDRSPSEDEFLSCDSSSDRGEGDGQGRSGGGSQAEAELLIPDEAGRAISEKERMKDRKFSWGQQRANSEQLDEDADVDTAMAALDDQPAEAQPPSPPSISPCRTPEPDNDAHLRSSSRPCSPVHHREGHAKLSSSPPRASPVRMGPSYVLKKAQALSTGSRRRKEQHYRSVISDIFDGSILSLVQCLTCDRVSTTVETFQDLSLPIPGKEDLAKLHSAIYQNAPAKPGACGDSYATQGWLAFIMEYIRRFVVSCTPSWFWGPVVTLEDCLAAFFAADELKGDNMYSCERCKKLRNGVKYCKVLRLPEILCIHLKRFRHEVMYSFKISSHVSFPLEGLDLRPFLAKECTSQITTYDLLSVICHHGTAGSGHYIAYCQNVINGQWYEFDDQYVTEVHETVVQHAEAYVLFYRKSSEEAVRERQQVVSLAAMREPSLLQFYVSREWLNKFNTFAEPGPITNQTFLCSHGGIPPNKYHYIDDLVVILPQNVWEHLYNRSLPLSQGCRD; from the exons ATGGGTGACCCCAGGGACTTCTGCCCTCATCTGGACTCCATAGGGGAAGTGACCAAAGAGGACTTGCTGCTCAAATCTAAG GGAAGCTGCCAGTCCTGTGGTGTTGCTGGACCCAACCTGTGGGCCTGTCTCCAG GTTGCCTGCCCCTATGTTGGCTGTGGAGAGTCCTTTGCTGACCACAGCACCATTCACGCGCAG GCTAAGAAGCACAACCTGACAGTGAACCTGACCACGTTCCGGGTCTGGTGCTATGCCTGTGAGCGAGAGGTGTTTCTGGAGCAGCGGCTGGCGGCCCACCCACTTGGCTCCCCGCCCAAATTCACAGAGCAG GACTCTCCGCTACCCTCTCATCCTCCGAAAGCCGTTCCCATTGCTGTGGCTGACGAAGGAGAGTCTGAGTCAGAGGACGATGACCTGAAACCTCGAG GCCTCACAGGCATGAAGAACCTCGGGAACTCCTGCTACATGAACGCAGCCCTGCAGGCCTTGTCCAACTG CCCTCCGCTGACCCAGTTCTTCCTGGAGTGTGGCGGCCTGGTGCGCACCGACAAGAAGCCAGCCCTGTGCAAGAGTTACCAGAAGCTGGTCTCTGAGGTCTGGCACAAAAAACG ACCAAGCTATGTGGTCCCTACCAGCCTGTCCCATGGGATCAAGTTGGTCAACCCGATGTTCCGAGGCTATGCCCAGCAG GACACCCAGGAGTTCCTGCGCTGCCTGATGGACCAGCTGCACGAGGAGCTCAAGGAGCCGGCTGTGGCGGCCACAGTGGGGCTCACAGACACCCGGGACTCGGACTCCAGTGACACAGATGAGAAACGAGAGGGCGACAGGAGCCCGTCGGAAGACGAGTTCCTGTCCTGCGACTCTAGCAGTGATCGGGGTGAAGGTGACGGGCAGGGGCGCAGCGGGGGCGGCTCGCAGGCTGAGGCGGAGCTGCTGATCCCCGATGAGGCGGGCCGCGCCATCTCCGAGAAGGAGCGCATGAAGGACCGCAAGTTCTCCTGGGGCCAGCAGCGCGCCAACTCGGAGCAGCTGGACGAGGACGCAGACGTGGACACGGCCATGGCTGCCCTTGATGACCAGCCTGCCGAGGCCCAGCCACCGTCACCACCGTCCATCAGCCCCTGCCGGACCCCAG AGCCGGACAATGATGCCCACCTACGCAGCTCCTCTCGCCCCTGCAGCCCTGTCCACCACCGCGAGGGCCACGCCAAGCTGTCCAGCAGCCCTCCTCGTGCGAGCCCTGTGAGGATGGGGCCGTCTTACGTGCTCAAGAAAG cccaggccctgagCACGGGCAGCCGGAGGCGGAAGGAGCAGCACTACCGCAGTGTCATCTCCGACATCTTTGatggctccatcctcagcctcgTGCAGTGTCTCACCTGTGACCGG GTGTCTACCACAGTGGAGACTTTCCAGGACCTGTCGCTGCCCATTCCTGGCAAGGAGGACCTGGCCAAGCTCCACTCGGCCATCTACCAGAACGCACCCGCTAAACCAGGCGCCTGTGGGGACAGCTACGCCACCCAGGGCTGGCTGGCCTTCATCATGGAGTACATCCGGCG atTTGTGGTGTCCTGTACCCCAAGCTGGTTTTGGGGGCCTGTGGTCACTCTGGAAGACTGTCTTGCGGCCTTTTTTGCAGCTGATGAGCTGAAGG GTGACAACATGTACAGCTGCGAGCGGTGTAAGAA GCTGCGGAACGGCGTGAAGTACTGTAAAGTCCTCCGGTTGCCCGAG ATCCTGTGCATCCACCTGAAGCGCTTCCGGCACGAGGTGATGTACTCCTTCAAGATCAGCAGCCACGTCTCCTTCCCCCTGGAGGGCCTCGACCTGCGTCCCTTCCTGGCGAAGGAATGCACGTCCCAGATCACCACCTACGACCTCCTCTCGGTCATCTGCCACCACGGCACGGCAGGCA GTGGGCACTACATCGCCTACTGCCAGAACGTGATCAACGGGCAGTGGTATGAGTTTGATGACCAGTACGTCACTGAGGTGCATGAGACGGTGGTGCAGCATGCCGAGGCCTACGTTCTCTTCTACAG gaagaGCAGCGAGGAGGCCGTGCGGGAGCGGCAGCAGGTGGTGTCCCTGGCGGCCATGCGGGAGCCCAGCCTGCTCCAGTTCTACGTGTCCCGAGAATGGCTCAACAAGTTCAACACCTTTGCCGAGCCAGGGCCCATCACCAACCAGACCTTCCTCTGCTCCCATGGAG GCATCCCACCCAATAAGTACCACTACATCGACGACCTGGTGGTCATCCTGCCCCAGAATGTCTGGGAGCACCTCTACAacag AAGCCTGCCTCTGTCTCAGGGGTGTAGGGACTGA
- the Usp20 gene encoding ubiquitin carboxyl-terminal hydrolase 20 isoform X3 — translation MGDPRDFCPHLDSIGEVTKEDLLLKSKGSCQSCGVAGPNLWACLQVACPYVGCGESFADHSTIHAQAKKHNLTVNLTTFRVWCYACEREVFLEQRLAAHPLGSPPKFTEQDSPLPSHPPKAVPIAVADEGESESEDDDLKPRGLTGMKNLGNSCYMNAALQALSNCPPLTQFFLECGGLVRTDKKPALCKSYQKLVSEVWHKKRPSYVVPTSLSHGIKLVNPMFRGYAQQDTQEFLRCLMDQLHEELKEPAVAATVGLTDTRDSDSSDTDEKREGDRSPSEDEFLSCDSSSDRGEGDGQGRSGGGSQAEAELLIPDEAGRAISEKERMKDRKFSWGQQRANSEQLDEDADVDTAMAALDDQPAEAQPPSPPSISPCRTPEPDNDAHLRSSSRPCSPVHHREGHAKLSSSPPRASPVRMGPSYVLKKAQALSTGSRRRKEQHYRSVISDIFDGSILSLVQCLTCDRVSTTVETFQDLSLPIPGKEDLAKLHSAIYQNAPAKPGACGDSYATQGWLAFIMEYIRRFVVSCTPSWFWGPVVTLEDCLAAFFAADELKGDNMYSCERCKKLRNGVKYCKVLRLPEILCIHLKRFRHEVMYSFKISSHVSFPLEGLDLRPFLAKECTSQITTYDLLSVICHHGTAGSGHYIAYCQNVINGQWYEFDDQYVTEVHETVVQHAEAYVLFYRKSSEEAVRERQQVVSLAAMREPSLLQFYVSREWLNKFNTFAEPGPITNQTFLCSHGGIPPNKYHYIDDLVVILPQNVWEHLYNRGVGTDSRASSPGQGAPKATAIRTKSSSSPTAAQPCPGPSAAGGGVVSCPCPAPYWVSLATSVPGSKPPSPCPAASKGVRNSQGDVSLDPVGSLGPGTHLLCPAASL, via the exons ATGGGTGACCCCAGGGACTTCTGCCCTCATCTGGACTCCATAGGGGAAGTGACCAAAGAGGACTTGCTGCTCAAATCTAAG GGAAGCTGCCAGTCCTGTGGTGTTGCTGGACCCAACCTGTGGGCCTGTCTCCAG GTTGCCTGCCCCTATGTTGGCTGTGGAGAGTCCTTTGCTGACCACAGCACCATTCACGCGCAG GCTAAGAAGCACAACCTGACAGTGAACCTGACCACGTTCCGGGTCTGGTGCTATGCCTGTGAGCGAGAGGTGTTTCTGGAGCAGCGGCTGGCGGCCCACCCACTTGGCTCCCCGCCCAAATTCACAGAGCAG GACTCTCCGCTACCCTCTCATCCTCCGAAAGCCGTTCCCATTGCTGTGGCTGACGAAGGAGAGTCTGAGTCAGAGGACGATGACCTGAAACCTCGAG GCCTCACAGGCATGAAGAACCTCGGGAACTCCTGCTACATGAACGCAGCCCTGCAGGCCTTGTCCAACTG CCCTCCGCTGACCCAGTTCTTCCTGGAGTGTGGCGGCCTGGTGCGCACCGACAAGAAGCCAGCCCTGTGCAAGAGTTACCAGAAGCTGGTCTCTGAGGTCTGGCACAAAAAACG ACCAAGCTATGTGGTCCCTACCAGCCTGTCCCATGGGATCAAGTTGGTCAACCCGATGTTCCGAGGCTATGCCCAGCAG GACACCCAGGAGTTCCTGCGCTGCCTGATGGACCAGCTGCACGAGGAGCTCAAGGAGCCGGCTGTGGCGGCCACAGTGGGGCTCACAGACACCCGGGACTCGGACTCCAGTGACACAGATGAGAAACGAGAGGGCGACAGGAGCCCGTCGGAAGACGAGTTCCTGTCCTGCGACTCTAGCAGTGATCGGGGTGAAGGTGACGGGCAGGGGCGCAGCGGGGGCGGCTCGCAGGCTGAGGCGGAGCTGCTGATCCCCGATGAGGCGGGCCGCGCCATCTCCGAGAAGGAGCGCATGAAGGACCGCAAGTTCTCCTGGGGCCAGCAGCGCGCCAACTCGGAGCAGCTGGACGAGGACGCAGACGTGGACACGGCCATGGCTGCCCTTGATGACCAGCCTGCCGAGGCCCAGCCACCGTCACCACCGTCCATCAGCCCCTGCCGGACCCCAG AGCCGGACAATGATGCCCACCTACGCAGCTCCTCTCGCCCCTGCAGCCCTGTCCACCACCGCGAGGGCCACGCCAAGCTGTCCAGCAGCCCTCCTCGTGCGAGCCCTGTGAGGATGGGGCCGTCTTACGTGCTCAAGAAAG cccaggccctgagCACGGGCAGCCGGAGGCGGAAGGAGCAGCACTACCGCAGTGTCATCTCCGACATCTTTGatggctccatcctcagcctcgTGCAGTGTCTCACCTGTGACCGG GTGTCTACCACAGTGGAGACTTTCCAGGACCTGTCGCTGCCCATTCCTGGCAAGGAGGACCTGGCCAAGCTCCACTCGGCCATCTACCAGAACGCACCCGCTAAACCAGGCGCCTGTGGGGACAGCTACGCCACCCAGGGCTGGCTGGCCTTCATCATGGAGTACATCCGGCG atTTGTGGTGTCCTGTACCCCAAGCTGGTTTTGGGGGCCTGTGGTCACTCTGGAAGACTGTCTTGCGGCCTTTTTTGCAGCTGATGAGCTGAAGG GTGACAACATGTACAGCTGCGAGCGGTGTAAGAA GCTGCGGAACGGCGTGAAGTACTGTAAAGTCCTCCGGTTGCCCGAG ATCCTGTGCATCCACCTGAAGCGCTTCCGGCACGAGGTGATGTACTCCTTCAAGATCAGCAGCCACGTCTCCTTCCCCCTGGAGGGCCTCGACCTGCGTCCCTTCCTGGCGAAGGAATGCACGTCCCAGATCACCACCTACGACCTCCTCTCGGTCATCTGCCACCACGGCACGGCAGGCA GTGGGCACTACATCGCCTACTGCCAGAACGTGATCAACGGGCAGTGGTATGAGTTTGATGACCAGTACGTCACTGAGGTGCATGAGACGGTGGTGCAGCATGCCGAGGCCTACGTTCTCTTCTACAG gaagaGCAGCGAGGAGGCCGTGCGGGAGCGGCAGCAGGTGGTGTCCCTGGCGGCCATGCGGGAGCCCAGCCTGCTCCAGTTCTACGTGTCCCGAGAATGGCTCAACAAGTTCAACACCTTTGCCGAGCCAGGGCCCATCACCAACCAGACCTTCCTCTGCTCCCATGGAG GCATCCCACCCAATAAGTACCACTACATCGACGACCTGGTGGTCATCCTGCCCCAGAATGTCTGGGAGCACCTCTACAacag GGGTGTAGGGACTGACAGCAGGGCCAGCAGCCCCGGCCAAGGAGCTCCCAAGGCCACCGCCATCAGGACCAAGAGCAGCAGCTCTCCCActgcagcccagccctgcccaggccccTCTGCAGCCGGTGGTGGTGTGGTCAGctgtccctgccctgccccctaTTGGGTCAGCTTGGCCACATCCGTCCCAGGGTCAAAGCCACCTTCCCCCTGCCCAGCTGCCAGTAAGGGGGTCAGAAACTCACAGGGAGATGTGTCCCTTGATCCTGTGGGATCCCTTGGGCCAGGGACACATCTCCTGTGTCCTGCAGCCTCCCTATGA